From one Trifolium pratense cultivar HEN17-A07 linkage group LG1, ARS_RC_1.1, whole genome shotgun sequence genomic stretch:
- the LOC123885591 gene encoding multifunctional methyltransferase subunit TRM112 homolog A-like, producing MRLLTHNMLSSNIRGVVNGFPLKIEAVKVVEKSVDMNTDFLKNMFEKIEWKAFVEASVSMGYTELPEEADSSMLDSDEFLSRFHHALLELHLEEGVLVCPETGRRFPVSKGIPNMLLHEDEV from the coding sequence ATGAGACTGTTAACACACAACATGCTATCATCAAACATAAGAGGCGTAGTGAACGGTTTTCCATTGAAAATCGAAGCAGTGAAAGTGGTTGAAAAAAGTGTTGATATGAATACTGATTTTCTCAAGAACATGTTTGAGAAAATTGAATGGAAAGCTTTTGTTGAAGCTTCAGTATCTATGGGATATACTGAATTACCTGAAGAAGCTGATTCTTCTATGTTGGATTCAGATGAGTTTTTGAGTAGGTTTCATCATGCATTGTTGGAACTTCATCTTGAAGAAGGTGTTCTTGTTTGTCCTGAAACTGGTAGAAGATTTCCTGTTAGTAAGGGTATTCCAAATATGCTTCTTCATGAAGATGAGGTTTga